The DNA sequence ATGGTAAATGGAACAATGGCTTTTCTGAAATTAAGAATTTCAAATAATAGGCAGAAAATACCCAACCCTGTAATTGCTATTAATGTATTCATTTTTGCTTTTTTGATTTAGGATATCGAATGCTGATACTACCCTAATTTATTTTTATTTAAAATATTAGTTCTTGTTGATAACGCTCAGTATGGTCTCTAAACTTGGTGTAATCAAATCAGTAATTGGTTTTGGATAAAATCCGAAGAACAATAATACAGCTATGATTACAACTAATGAAATTCCTTCATTAAGAGTAACATCTTTGAATGTTTTTGAATTGGTTTCTCCCAACATTACATTCTGAAACATTTTAAGCATATAATACGCTCCCAATATAATGGTTGTTCCACCTAAAACGGCAAACCAAACATTTACTTGAGAAAGACTGTACAAAACAGTAAACTCTCCAACGAAGTTAAAAGTACCCGGCAACGCAACCGAAGCCAATAGTAAGATTAAAAACATAGAGGTAAATTTCGGAGATTGTGTACGGATTCCGCCCATCTCTGCAATATTTCTTGTTTCGTATCTTCTGAAAATTATTTCAGCAGCGTAGAATAATCCAACCACAACAAAACCGTGAGCGATCATTTGCAAAACAGCTCCGCGTAAACCATCAATAGTTAAGGTATACGATCCTGCAGCAATTAATCCAACGTGTGCCAAAGAAGAATAAGCTAATAATTTCTTTAAGTCTTTTTGTCTTAAAGCTACAATAGATCCGTAGATTACACCGGCAATTCCTAATACGATAAAGATGTTCATGTATTCTTTTGCAGCAAGTGGTGCAATTGGCAATTGCCAACGGATAACACTGTACAATCCCATTTTTAGCATGATACCGGATAAAAGCATAGTTCCAACTGTTGGTGCTTTTTGGTACACATTTGCCTGCCAAGTGTGGAATGGAATTATTGGAATCTTGATAGCGTATGCTAAGAAGAAAGCCAAGAAGATCCAAAGTTGCTCTGTAGCAGATAAGTTTAATTTGTAGAAATCTTCGATAAGGAAACTTCCATTTGCTTTTTGCGATAAATAAATAAAGGCAACTAACATAAACAACGAACCGGCAAGGGTGTAAATAAAGAATTTCACCACTGCTTTTCTGCGCTCATCTGCGTCACCATTACCCCAAATAAGAGCAATAAAGTAAATTGGAATAAGAGATAATTCCCAAAAAATATAATATAAAAGTCCATCTGCAGCAAGAAAAGTTCCTGTCATTGCAAAGGCCATAAATAAAATTAAAGCGTAAAAACCTTTTGCATTTTTATAGTCATTCCCGAAAGAAGAGAATATAATGATTGGGGTTAAAGACAAAGTCAGTAAAACCATTGCCAGAGCCAATCCATCCGCATTTAAGGCAAATGAAATTTTTGGTTCTGTGATCCAAGCGTTGATTAAGCTAATATTTTCGCCTGCACAAAAATGATTTAACAACACTAAAGAACATCCTAAAGCAGCTAAGCTAAAGAACAAGGCTACTTTTGAAGCTAGTTTGTCACCAACAAAATAAGTGGCAAATGCACCGATTAAAAGGATAATTAATAGAATAGAAACGTTCATAGTTATTAAATTATTGAGCTAAAAATATATACGAAACAATGGCGCAAAGACCCAAAACAAAAGCAAAAAGATATAATCCGATACTTCCACTTTGTAATTTTTTACCTTGAAAAGCTAATTCGTTGGTGATTTTACCAAATCCGAAAACAACTGTTGTTAAACCGGTTTCGATATAATCTCTAAAGAATCTTGATAATGCATTTATAGTGCGAACAAATACAACATCGTAAATTTCGTCTACATAATATTTGTTGTATAATACTTTAGTTAAACCTGTAATGTTTTCGTCTGCTTCAGGAACATTATCTTGTTTGAAATATTTGATGTAAGCAATTAAGATTCCAAGGAATCCTCCCAGAACTGCAACTCCCATCAAAATATATTCGGTTGTGCCTAAATGGTGCTCTTCACCCGCTACTTTTGTAAATAAAGGAGCCATATATTCGTTCAACCAACTGTGACCCGGTAAACTGATTAATCCTCCAAAAGTCGCTAAAATGGCTAAAATGATTAGAGGGAAAGTAATTAAACCGTCACTTTCATGTAAATGATGTTTTTGTTCTTCAGTTCCTCTAAAGTCTTTGAAGAAAGTTAAAAACATTAATCTGAACATATAAAAAGCAGTCATTATAGAAGCTATAGATCCAACAACATAAAGTGGAATGTTGTGATGGAAAGCCGTTAGTAAGATTTCGTCTTTCGAGAAGAAACCAGAAAGAGGAGGTATACCGGAAATGGCCAATGATGAAATCAACATCGTCCAGAATGTAATTGGCATTGCTTTACGCAAACCACCCATTTTACGCATATCCTGCTCTCCGTGTAATCCGTGAATTACAGAACCTGATCCTAAGAATAAACAAGCTTTGAAGAAAGCGTGTGTGATTACGTGAAAAACAGCTACTTCGTAAGCACCGAATCCTAAGGCTAAAAACATTAAACCTAATTGAGAAACGGTAGAGTAAGCCAATACTTTTTTGATATCAGTCTGAACCAAACCAATTGTTGCAGCAACTAAGGAAGTGATTGCTCCAATAACCGCAATGATACTTTGAACGTCCGGTGCTAAATCAAAAACAAAATTTAATCTTGTTACCATAAAGATACCGGCTGTAACCATCGTTGCAGCGTGAATCAATGCAGAAACAGGAGTTGGTCCTGCCATTGCATCCGGTAACCAAGTGTATAACGGGATTTGTGCAGATTTACCACAAGCACCGATAAATAAACACAAAGCCGCTAATGAAAGCAATGGAATATTTAAGTTAGTAGCTCCGGCAATTGCTGTTTTTAAAGTAGCGTAATCTAAAGTAGAGAACATAGAACCAATAATGAACATTCCGATCAAAAGACCTAAATCTCCAATTCTGTTCATAATGAAAGCTTTTTTTGCCGCATCATTGTAATCCTGGTTTTTATGCCAGAATCCAATTAATAAGTACGAACAAAGTCCAACACCTTCCCAACCAATAAATAAAACCAATAAGTTACTACCAATTACAAGCGTTATCATGAAGAATACGAACAAGTTTAAGTAAGAGAAAAACTTGTGTATGTTTTCGTCATCATGCATGTAGCTGATCGAATATAAATGAATCAATGACCCGATTCCGGTTACAAAAAGCAACCAAAGCAATGATAATTGATCTAATAAAAATCCAAGATTGATGTGTAGATTACTAATCTGAATCCAGTCAAATAAAGTGACCTGAATGGGTTGTTGATTTTGGGTAATCTGATTAAAAAAGAATAAGGTCACAGCAAACGAAACTACAACAGCAGCTGTTCCGATAATACCGGAAACGGTTTTGCCTAAGCTTTTTCCAAAGAAAACATTGATTAAAAATCCTAAGAAAGGAGCTAATACTAAAACTAAAGCTAAATTGGTATTCATTTCCATTTATCCTTTTAAATTTTTTAAATTATCGATACTAATCGAACCTAAATTTCTAAAGATCGAAACTAAAATAGCCAATCCTACTGCAACTTCCGCTGCAGCAACAGCCATCGAAAAGAAGACAAAAACTTGTCCTTGTGCATCTTGATGATAGGTTGAAAAAGCAACAAATAAAAGGTTAACTGCATTCAACATGATTTCGATAGACATGAAAACGATAATAGCATTTCGTCTGTACAATACACCAAAAATACCAATACAGAAAAGTACAACACTTAAAAAGATGTAGTTTTCAATACCTATTTGATTTAATATATTACCCATTATTTATTTAGTTTTTCTTTTTTAGACAATAATACAGTTCCAATCATCGCTACTAAAAGTAGAATCGATGCAAATTCAAACGGAACCATATATTCGTTCAGTAATATTTTACCCAATACTTTGATAGATTGAAAATCTTCACCGGTTGAGTCGTAATCCCCCATAATTGGTTTCGAGTTGATAAAGATTGCGATCAAAACAATACAAATCAAACAAAAAGAAACAATAGCACCTAAACGTGTAATTCTTGGTCGGTGGACTTCTTTTTGTTCGTTCAGGTTCATCAACATGATGGTAAACAGGAACAGAATCATAATCGCTCCCGAGTAGACTATAATATGTACGATAGCCAAAAATTGAGAGTTAAGCAATAAATAGTGACCTGCAATCGAGAAGAAACAAATAACCAAATAAATGGCACTGTGAATCGGGTTTCTGCTAAAAATAGTTAAGAATGCAGTAATTACTGTGATAAACGCCAGGAAACAAAATATAACTTGTATAGTAGTTGCGTGGGCAAAATCAGGAATATGTATCATTAGTTGGCGTTTTTAAGTTGAGTGTTTTTCATCGCCATTTCTAAAGGCATTACTAATTTGTCTTTTCCAAAAATGAAATCTTCTCTTTCGTAACTTGCAGGAACCAAAACCTTAGAAGTCGTTAAGTAAATAGCATCTTTTGGACAAGCTTCTTCACACAAACCGCAAAAAATACAACGAAGCATATTGATTTCGTAAATCGAAGCATATTTTTCTTCTCTGTACAAGTGTTTTTCATCCGCTTTACGCTCAGCAGCTTTCATTGTGATCGCTTCTGCTGGGCAGGATAAAGCACATAGTCCACAGGCAGTACAGTTTTCACGACCTTGCTCGTCGCGTTTCAACATATGCTGACCACGATAAACCGGGCTCATTTCACGTACTTGTTCAGGATAGTGAATCGTCACTTTTTTTCTGAATAAGTGTTTAAGCGTAATGAATAATCCTTTTACAATCGCTACAAGATACAATCGTTCCCAAAAGGTCATCTCTTTGTTAGAGACCATCTTTTTTCTACCCGATAATGATATAGTTTCTATTGACATTTTTAATTTTTATTTAGAGCTAATCCTGTTATTCACTTTATCTTTTATTCGTTGTGATGAGTAAAAGTATGCTGCTTTTATCAGGCCAGATCATTTTGTATGTTAATGAAATTTATTTTTTATAACCAATTTTAGTTCGTTCAACTTTGTTTTCCTGTTTGTCCATTAATTCATCTAAATAGGAAAAGACTAACTCGATATTTTTATTCTGATTGGATAATTTCTTTTTTATCTCTTCAATTTCTAACTTCATGTCTAAAGTATCTGAAATTGATTGCCGTATTTTTGTAAAAACACGTATAATCTGAATATTAACTTTAATCGCAGTCGCACTATTTAGAACACTGGATAACATGGCAACACCTTGTTCTGTAAATACCAAAGGAATATATCGGTTTCCTCCTCTATTTGAGGTGCCAAATTGGCTCCTCAAAATTTCATTCTCAATTTCAGTCAGTTCAAACATGAAATCTTCGGGAAAACGTTCCATATTTCTACGGACTTGTCTTTTGAGCTGTTTCGTTTCTACTCCGTAAAGTGTCGCTAACTCTGAATCAAGCATTACTTTCTGACCTCTTATGAGTAAAATTTTACTCATTATGAATTCTTCGGTAATCATTAATTCATCACTCATTTTTTTATTTTTCTGATAAGCTACCACAAAAGTGGCGTCTTACTATTTATTAGAATCCTAAAAAGGTTGCAATTTCACTTCTTAAAATAACAGCACCCGTAATCATGATGTTGATAATGGAAAGCGGAATTAAAATCTTCCATCCTAAATTCATCAACTGATCGTATCTGAATCTTGGTATTGTCCAACGAACCCACATATAGAAAAAGATCCAGAAACAGATTTTAGCAAACAATACTGCGATTCCTAAAATGTTTGCGGTATTGATACCTACATTATCTACCATCCATTGCATTCCCGGATAGTTGTAACCTCCAAAGAATAAAACGGATATAATCGTAGCAGAGATAAACATATTCGCATATTCAGCAAATAAGTAGAATCCCATTTTCATAGACGAATATTCAGTGTGGTAACCGCCAATTAACTCAGATTCACATTCTGCCAAGTCAAAAGGAGTTCTGTTGGTTTCAGCAAAAGCACAGATTAAGAAAATTAAGAAAGATAAGGGCTGATAAAAAACATTCCAGTTCATTCCGGCTTGTTGCTCAGAAATTTCTTTTAAGCTTAAAGTTCCGGTCATCATCAACAAAGCAATCATGGATAATCCCATGGCAACTTCATAAGAAACCATTTGAGAGGCTGCACGAACAGCTCCCATCAAAGAGAATTTATTGTTAGAAGCCCATCCACCAATCATGATACCGTAAACTCCAACAGAAACAACTCCGAAGAAATACAATAAACCGATATTAATGTCCGTAGCTTGCAGGAGAACATCACGTCCGAAAACATGTAATCGATCCCCCCACGGAATTACAGCACTGGTCATTAAAGCAGTACTCATGGCAATTGCCGGACCTACAACGAATAAAAATTTGTTTGGAGTGTTAGGTTCAAATTCTTCTTTAGAGAACAATTTCATACCATCGGCAAGTGGTTGTAATAAACCTCCCCAACCTGCACGGTTAGGTCCTACACGGTCTTGCAAGAAAGCAGCAACTTTACGTTCTGCCCAGGTAGAATACATGGCCATAATCATTGTTATGGCAAAAACTACCACAATAACAACACTTTTTTCTATTATAAATGCACTATCCACCATTTTAAGAATTTTTATTGTTAGTGGTTAATGGAATTTCAGCCATACTAATTTTTTTACGGTCTTCATCTCTTCCTAAAAGAATGTTCTTCTCCGTAGCGATTTCTACTTTCTCTAATTTTTGAGTATAGTTATTTTGATTGATAACAGAATCTTTTTCAAATTCTCTTGGTCCTTCAATAACCCAGTCGTTTACATCTTTGTGATCAAAACGACAGCTGTTGCAGATAAATTCTTCTACTTCATGGTACTCGTCTTTACGACCTGTAACACGTTGAATCTCTCCTCCAAACATCCAAACAGTTGTCTTACCACAACATCCCGGAGTAGTACATTCTCTGTGTGCATTGTAAGGTTTGTTGAACCAAACTCTTGATTTGAAACGGAAAGTTTTGTCTGTTAAAGCTCCAACCGGACAAACGTCGATCATGTTTCCGGAGAATTCATTGTCGATTGCTTTGGAGATTCCGGTAGAAATATTAGCGTGATCACCACGATCTAATACTCCGTGAACTCTGTTGTCTGTCAATTGATCTGCTACTTGCACACATCTTTGACATAAAATACAACGGTTCATATGCAGTTGAATATTTGGACCGATATCTTCCGGTTCAAATGTTCTTTTTTCTTCGATAAAACGGGATTTTGGATTTCCGTGTTCGAAACTTAAATTTTGTAAATCGCACTCACCAGCCTGATCACAAACCGGACAGTCTAATGGGTGATTGATCAATAAAAATTCTGTTACAGATTTACGGGCTTCCGTTACTCTGTCAGAAGATTTACTGTTTACTTCCATACCGTCCATACATCCTGTTACACAAGAAGCCATTAATTTTGGCATTGGTCTTGGGTCAGCCTCGCTTCCTTTGGCAACTTCAACTAAACAACAACGACATTTACCGCCGCTGCCTTTTAATTTTGAGTAATAGCACATGGCTGGCGGTACTAAATCTCCACCAATCATACGTGCAGCCTGCAGGATCGTTGTTCCTGGTTCTACGTCTATACTTTGACCGTCTATGGTTACTTTCATTTCTTTTTTGTTTTTTTTAGTTTCAGGTTTAAAGTTTCAGGTGTTGTGGTTGAAACTGAAATAACATGAAACTTGAAACTTTTTTAAACTGTTTGTTTTCCTACTAAATGTTTCACTTGCGAGAAAGGTTCAGCAACAAAATGCTCTCTGTGTTTTATTTTTTCGGGGAAACGAACGTGGTATTCAAATTCATCTCTAAAGTGACGAATCGCTGCTGCTACAGGCCAAGAAGCGGCGTCACCTAATGGACAAATAGTATTTCCTTCGATTTTACTTTGAATACTCCATAACAATTCGATATCCTCTTCACGGCCTTGACCGTTTTCGATTCTCCATAAGATTTTTTCCAACCATCCTGTTCCTTCACGACAAGGGGTACATTGTCCGCAAGATTCGTGGTGGTAGAAACGAGCAAAATTCCAAGTGTTTCTAACCACACAGGCTGTGTCATTATAAACGATAAATCCTCCTGAACCTAACATAGATCCGGTAGCAAAACCACCATCACTTAAAGATTCGTAAGTCATTAATCGGTCTTCACCATTTGCTGTTTTGAAAATTAATTCAGCTGGTAAAATAGGCACAGAAGAACCTCCGGGAACAAACGCTTTCAAAGGTCTGCTCGAAGACATTCCGCCTAAATACTCGTCAGAATTCATGAATTCGTCAACACTTAAACCCAATTCAATTTCGTAAACTCCAGGGTTTTTGATGTGACCTGAAGCAGAAATTAATTTAGTTCCGGTAGAACGACCAATTCCAATTTTTGCATAATCATCTCCAGAGTTGTTGATGATCCATGGCACAGTTGCGATAGTTTCTACGTTGTTTACTACTGTTGGATTAGCCCAAAGTCCCGAAACTGCCGGGAACGGTGGTTTGATACGAGGATTTCCTCTTTTACCTTCCAATGATTCAATCAATGCAGTTTCTTCTCCGCAGATGTAAGCACCGGCTCCACAGTGAACGTATAACTCTAAATCGTAACCTGTACCTAATATATTTTTTCCTAACCAACCGGCAGCTTTTGCTTCGGCGATTGCTCTTTCTAAGATTTTGTAAACCCACATATATTCTCCACGAATGTAGATATACGAAAGGTTAGCGCCTAAGGCAAAACTTGAAGTAATCATTCCTTCGATCAATAAGTGAGGAATGTATTCCATCAAAAAACGATCTTTGAAAGTTCCCGGCTCAGATTCGTCGGCGTTACAAACTAAATGTCTTGGTTTTCCTGATTTTTTATCAATAAAACTCCATTTCATTCCCGCAGGGAAACCAGCTCCACCACGACCACGTAATCCAGATTTTTTTACTTCTTCAACAACTTCGTCCGGAGTAAGTGTTTTTAATGCTTTTTCTACAGAAGCATAACCTCCGTTTTGGCGGTATACTTCGTAGGTTTTAATTCCCGGTACGTTGATTTTATCTAATAATATTTTCTGTGACATCTTATTTATCGTGTAATATTATTTTATCATCTCTACAATCAGCGATTAACTGATCGATTTTTTCTTCTGTCAATTTTTCTTTGTAGAAATCACCTAACTGCATCATCGGAGCGTATCCGCAAGCACCCAAACATTCTACACCGGCAATGGTAAACATACCGTCTGGAGTTGTTTCTCCCATTTTGATACCCAATTTCTCAGACGTATAGTCC is a window from the Flavobacterium cupriresistens genome containing:
- a CDS encoding complex I subunit 4 family protein, with the protein product MNVSILLIILLIGAFATYFVGDKLASKVALFFSLAALGCSLVLLNHFCAGENISLINAWITEPKISFALNADGLALAMVLLTLSLTPIIIFSSFGNDYKNAKGFYALILFMAFAMTGTFLAADGLLYYIFWELSLIPIYFIALIWGNGDADERRKAVVKFFIYTLAGSLFMLVAFIYLSQKANGSFLIEDFYKLNLSATEQLWIFLAFFLAYAIKIPIIPFHTWQANVYQKAPTVGTMLLSGIMLKMGLYSVIRWQLPIAPLAAKEYMNIFIVLGIAGVIYGSIVALRQKDLKKLLAYSSLAHVGLIAAGSYTLTIDGLRGAVLQMIAHGFVVVGLFYAAEIIFRRYETRNIAEMGGIRTQSPKFTSMFLILLLASVALPGTFNFVGEFTVLYSLSQVNVWFAVLGGTTIILGAYYMLKMFQNVMLGETNSKTFKDVTLNEGISLVVIIAVLLFFGFYPKPITDLITPSLETILSVINKN
- the nuoL gene encoding NADH-quinone oxidoreductase subunit L, yielding MNTNLALVLVLAPFLGFLINVFFGKSLGKTVSGIIGTAAVVVSFAVTLFFFNQITQNQQPIQVTLFDWIQISNLHINLGFLLDQLSLLWLLFVTGIGSLIHLYSISYMHDDENIHKFFSYLNLFVFFMITLVIGSNLLVLFIGWEGVGLCSYLLIGFWHKNQDYNDAAKKAFIMNRIGDLGLLIGMFIIGSMFSTLDYATLKTAIAGATNLNIPLLSLAALCLFIGACGKSAQIPLYTWLPDAMAGPTPVSALIHAATMVTAGIFMVTRLNFVFDLAPDVQSIIAVIGAITSLVAATIGLVQTDIKKVLAYSTVSQLGLMFLALGFGAYEVAVFHVITHAFFKACLFLGSGSVIHGLHGEQDMRKMGGLRKAMPITFWTMLISSLAISGIPPLSGFFSKDEILLTAFHHNIPLYVVGSIASIMTAFYMFRLMFLTFFKDFRGTEEQKHHLHESDGLITFPLIILAILATFGGLISLPGHSWLNEYMAPLFTKVAGEEHHLGTTEYILMGVAVLGGFLGILIAYIKYFKQDNVPEADENITGLTKVLYNKYYVDEIYDVVFVRTINALSRFFRDYIETGLTTVVFGFGKITNELAFQGKKLQSGSIGLYLFAFVLGLCAIVSYIFLAQ
- the nuoK gene encoding NADH-quinone oxidoreductase subunit NuoK; amino-acid sequence: MGNILNQIGIENYIFLSVVLFCIGIFGVLYRRNAIIVFMSIEIMLNAVNLLFVAFSTYHQDAQGQVFVFFSMAVAAAEVAVGLAILVSIFRNLGSISIDNLKNLKG
- a CDS encoding NADH-quinone oxidoreductase subunit J family protein, with translation MIHIPDFAHATTIQVIFCFLAFITVITAFLTIFSRNPIHSAIYLVICFFSIAGHYLLLNSQFLAIVHIIVYSGAIMILFLFTIMLMNLNEQKEVHRPRITRLGAIVSFCLICIVLIAIFINSKPIMGDYDSTGEDFQSIKVLGKILLNEYMVPFEFASILLLVAMIGTVLLSKKEKLNK
- a CDS encoding NuoI/complex I 23 kDa subunit family protein, translated to MSIETISLSGRKKMVSNKEMTFWERLYLVAIVKGLFITLKHLFRKKVTIHYPEQVREMSPVYRGQHMLKRDEQGRENCTACGLCALSCPAEAITMKAAERKADEKHLYREEKYASIYEINMLRCIFCGLCEEACPKDAIYLTTSKVLVPASYEREDFIFGKDKLVMPLEMAMKNTQLKNAN
- a CDS encoding ORF6N domain-containing protein yields the protein MSDELMITEEFIMSKILLIRGQKVMLDSELATLYGVETKQLKRQVRRNMERFPEDFMFELTEIENEILRSQFGTSNRGGNRYIPLVFTEQGVAMLSSVLNSATAIKVNIQIIRVFTKIRQSISDTLDMKLEIEEIKKKLSNQNKNIELVFSYLDELMDKQENKVERTKIGYKK
- the nuoH gene encoding NADH-quinone oxidoreductase subunit NuoH, with the translated sequence MDSAFIIEKSVVIVVVFAITMIMAMYSTWAERKVAAFLQDRVGPNRAGWGGLLQPLADGMKLFSKEEFEPNTPNKFLFVVGPAIAMSTALMTSAVIPWGDRLHVFGRDVLLQATDINIGLLYFFGVVSVGVYGIMIGGWASNNKFSLMGAVRAASQMVSYEVAMGLSMIALLMMTGTLSLKEISEQQAGMNWNVFYQPLSFLIFLICAFAETNRTPFDLAECESELIGGYHTEYSSMKMGFYLFAEYANMFISATIISVLFFGGYNYPGMQWMVDNVGINTANILGIAVLFAKICFWIFFYMWVRWTIPRFRYDQLMNLGWKILIPLSIINIMITGAVILRSEIATFLGF
- a CDS encoding 2Fe-2S iron-sulfur cluster-binding protein; the protein is MKVTIDGQSIDVEPGTTILQAARMIGGDLVPPAMCYYSKLKGSGGKCRCCLVEVAKGSEADPRPMPKLMASCVTGCMDGMEVNSKSSDRVTEARKSVTEFLLINHPLDCPVCDQAGECDLQNLSFEHGNPKSRFIEEKRTFEPEDIGPNIQLHMNRCILCQRCVQVADQLTDNRVHGVLDRGDHANISTGISKAIDNEFSGNMIDVCPVGALTDKTFRFKSRVWFNKPYNAHRECTTPGCCGKTTVWMFGGEIQRVTGRKDEYHEVEEFICNSCRFDHKDVNDWVIEGPREFEKDSVINQNNYTQKLEKVEIATEKNILLGRDEDRKKISMAEIPLTTNNKNS
- the nuoF gene encoding NADH-quinone oxidoreductase subunit NuoF; the encoded protein is MSQKILLDKINVPGIKTYEVYRQNGGYASVEKALKTLTPDEVVEEVKKSGLRGRGGAGFPAGMKWSFIDKKSGKPRHLVCNADESEPGTFKDRFLMEYIPHLLIEGMITSSFALGANLSYIYIRGEYMWVYKILERAIAEAKAAGWLGKNILGTGYDLELYVHCGAGAYICGEETALIESLEGKRGNPRIKPPFPAVSGLWANPTVVNNVETIATVPWIINNSGDDYAKIGIGRSTGTKLISASGHIKNPGVYEIELGLSVDEFMNSDEYLGGMSSSRPLKAFVPGGSSVPILPAELIFKTANGEDRLMTYESLSDGGFATGSMLGSGGFIVYNDTACVVRNTWNFARFYHHESCGQCTPCREGTGWLEKILWRIENGQGREEDIELLWSIQSKIEGNTICPLGDAASWPVAAAIRHFRDEFEYHVRFPEKIKHREHFVAEPFSQVKHLVGKQTV